One genomic window of Pelmatolapia mariae isolate MD_Pm_ZW linkage group LG5, Pm_UMD_F_2, whole genome shotgun sequence includes the following:
- the ssuh2.1 gene encoding protein SSUH2 homolog, translating into MDEKEEDLGTFDPNIPEEGPSAPPPGWLDDIHGYQGLKGGDDDNPLYPPPPAYNPQPEQNRSTSVPDVRVPSVSEDVARDALLKFVESKWNYSSKPARNLTFKDLQPITVYRYRLETYTETRASAWQFEPYNGQTVDGPQYGMSPAPWDIPVSLPQRYTDKVEKIRVPHSSFVKVCHKCKGCGRTRCTACFGRGQKRCTFCHGRGRIRNKHCTSCHGRGRKRCLSCHSHGYKTCSVCLGSQNLLHFIQLTVTWKNNVSEFIPDRQPDFPDKKFEKVSGDAFFIDESLLVYPIQGFPDQEICDVSTKLINEHLERFTSTSRILQQRQSIELVPLTHAYYTYNGKDYSFFVYGLENKVFTSKYPSACSIL; encoded by the exons GTACATTTGATCCAAACATACCAGAGGAGGGACCATCAGCGCCACCTCCTGGCTGGCTGGATGATATTCATGGATATCAGGGCCTCAAAGGAGGAG ATGACGATAACCCACTGTACCCACCGCCCCCTGCCTACAATCCCCAACCTGAACAAAACAGAAGCACATCAGTGCCCGATGTCAG GGTTCCTTCGGTGTCAGAGGATGTAGCCAGAGATGCTCTGCTCAAATTTGTGGAATCCAAATGGAATTACAGCTCCAAACCTGCCAGGAACCTCACCTTCAAAGATCTGCAGCCCATCACAGTGTACAGG TATCGACTGGAGACCTACACTGAGACCAGAGCCAGCGCCTGGCAGTTTGAGCCCTACAACG GTCAGACGGTGGACGGTCCTCAGTACGGTATGAGCCCCGCGCCGTGGGACATCCCGGTGTCGCTGCCTCAGAGATACACCGACAAGGTGGAGAAGATCCGAGTGCCGCACTCGTCATTCGTGAAG GTGTGTCACAAGTGCAAAGGCTGCGGGAGAACTCGCTGCACCGCCTGCTTCGGCAGAGGCCAG AAGCGGTGCACGTTCTGCCACGGTCGCGGTCGTATCAGGAACAAGCACTGCACTTCCTGTCATGGCAGAGGTCGAAAGAG GTGTTTGAGCTGCCACAGCCACGGCTACAAGACCTGCTCCGTTTGTCTCGGCAGCCAAAACCTGCTGCATTTCATCCAGCTCACAGTGACGTG gAAGAACAACGTCAGTGAGTTCATTCCCGACCGCCAGCCCGACTTTCCTGATAAGAAGTTTGAGAAGGTGTCCGGAGATGCTTTCTTCATCGATGAGAGTTTgctg GTGTATCCTATCCAGGGTTTCCCGGATCAGGAGATCTGTGACGTTTCAACAAAACTGATTAACGAACACCTCGAGCGCTTCACCTCCACCAGCCGCATCCTGCAGCAG CGTCAGAGCATCGAGCTGGTGCCCCTCACTCACGCCTATTACACCTACAACGGGAAAGACTACAGCTTCTTCGTCTACGGGCTGGAGAACAAAGTGTTTACCTCCAAATATCCCTCTGCATGTTCCATCTTGTAG